The following proteins come from a genomic window of Pelagicoccus albus:
- a CDS encoding ExbD/TolR family protein — MKNRKMLFTGEQKNNEINISPLIDIVFILLIFFIVTTVFVEETGVEVQRPRASSSVDLEKNSILIAITDDGRIVYGGEEIGVNGVRGMVRRLIKREQMPVIIQSDKRAPVELYARVHDEASLAGAKNINLATSQN; from the coding sequence ATGAAAAATCGAAAAATGCTCTTCACTGGCGAGCAGAAGAACAACGAGATCAATATTTCGCCTCTCATCGATATTGTATTCATTCTTTTGATATTCTTTATCGTTACAACTGTCTTCGTGGAAGAGACCGGAGTCGAAGTGCAGCGGCCGCGGGCATCCTCTTCTGTTGATCTGGAAAAGAACTCCATTTTGATCGCGATAACAGACGACGGCCGAATCGTCTACGGCGGCGAGGAGATCGGCGTAAATGGTGTGCGAGGCATGGTTAGGCGTTTGATCAAACGCGAGCAGATGCCTGTGATTATCCAGTCGGATAAGAGAGCTCCAGTAGAGCTTTATGCCCGCGTTCACGATGAAGCCTCTTTGGCGGGCGCAAAAAATATTAACCTAGCAACCAGCCAGAATTGA
- a CDS encoding energy transducer TonB, whose translation MDNVAHWKHGSWIALISAVVLAFGLFLLIPLTQLLEDEEPIPMTVRQVLTLNPPTREAPPPPEDAQPEEEVPPPKFEQVVQDIPLMELDLELDPGASDAIAMATPLQDFADETEVMESIEQIFSFDDMAESPRLVSVPRVRFPRTLSARGVLEGRVVLLVVIDEEGLVSVERVVSSTHEELVEEALRVAKKARFSIPVVDGKKVKVRGEWPLLMQALEK comes from the coding sequence ATGGATAACGTAGCTCACTGGAAACATGGATCCTGGATCGCCCTTATTAGCGCGGTGGTCTTGGCGTTTGGGCTATTTCTGTTGATCCCGCTAACTCAATTGCTGGAAGACGAAGAACCGATTCCGATGACGGTCAGGCAAGTGCTGACTCTTAACCCGCCGACCCGTGAGGCGCCGCCTCCTCCTGAAGATGCTCAGCCTGAGGAAGAGGTTCCCCCTCCAAAGTTCGAACAAGTCGTTCAGGACATTCCACTTATGGAATTGGATTTGGAACTGGATCCAGGAGCAAGCGACGCCATTGCCATGGCTACCCCGCTGCAGGACTTTGCTGACGAAACGGAAGTGATGGAAAGCATCGAACAGATTTTCAGTTTCGACGACATGGCCGAGTCGCCCCGTCTTGTATCTGTTCCGCGAGTACGCTTCCCACGTACTTTATCAGCCCGTGGTGTGCTCGAAGGACGGGTAGTTCTTTTGGTTGTGATCGACGAGGAAGGTCTCGTGTCGGTCGAGCGTGTGGTATCGTCCACTCATGAAGAGTTGGTGGAGGAGGCGTTGAGAGTGGCTAAAAAGGCACGCTTCTCGATTCCAGTCGTGGATGGGAAAAAAGTGAAGGTACGCGGCGAATGGCCCCTGCTCATGCAGGCTCTGGAAAAGTAA
- a CDS encoding MotA/TolQ/ExbB proton channel family protein has translation MGFDLQSFWSESIRIWTSGGWLMAPLLALTIYIYYTGIELLLRLNTHLLFRKRANRMSDAEIDRAFRDVRTSVGSLLIKDAETPEMVRRHFVEVRHEYLPVVDRRIRFLAIISSTGPLIGLLGTVTGMLSTFGGMVEEGASKFDNMIKGISEALITTQSGLIISIPCFVLLAIIFQRRQCLERSLSSLERYNTRLALRQKQCPVRRVLPFTSTFSKRENLAG, from the coding sequence ATGGGGTTTGACTTACAAAGCTTTTGGTCGGAATCGATTCGTATCTGGACCAGTGGAGGGTGGCTGATGGCACCGCTTCTGGCCCTTACGATCTACATCTATTACACCGGAATAGAACTCCTGCTTCGCTTGAATACACATCTGCTTTTTCGCAAAAGAGCGAATCGGATGAGTGATGCGGAAATAGACCGAGCGTTTCGAGATGTACGTACCTCCGTCGGGTCGCTGCTCATAAAAGACGCAGAAACTCCGGAAATGGTGAGGCGACATTTCGTGGAAGTTCGTCACGAGTATCTGCCCGTCGTGGACCGGCGGATACGGTTTCTTGCGATCATTTCGTCCACTGGACCTCTCATTGGCCTTCTCGGAACTGTCACCGGGATGCTTTCCACTTTTGGAGGGATGGTAGAAGAGGGGGCTAGCAAGTTTGACAATATGATCAAAGGGATTTCCGAAGCGCTCATAACGACGCAATCCGGACTGATTATCTCGATTCCCTGTTTTGTGCTCTTGGCAATTATATTCCAAAGGCGGCAATGTCTGGAGAGGAGCTTGTCCTCGCTGGAGCGCTACAACACCAGACTCGCATTGCGACAAAAGCAATGTCCGGTGCGGCGGGTGCTGCCGTTTACTTCAACCTTTTCCAAGAGGGAGAATCTCGCAGGATGA
- the rnc gene encoding ribonuclease III — MVASKIKRLIKSVSKESGKKAADESVNAAELPADKVKKLEKKLGYSFKNKGLLHQSLTHPSFLLNTKDQLKNNQRLEFLGDSVIQLVLTEKLFAKFPKYREGKLTAIRSGYARGDFMAGIARELELGTYLILKQKDRLAGVADGDSALGDAFEALIGAVYLDSGFETSRKIILDLYNNLDTAPKAKGGISNPKGKLQELIQPVHGNNALRYETVGQKGEAHEREFEIAVFCNDEKLGSGIGRTKKEAAEKAARIAISKLESEKPA; from the coding sequence ATGGTTGCTTCTAAAATTAAACGCTTGATCAAATCCGTATCCAAAGAATCCGGCAAAAAAGCCGCGGACGAGAGCGTCAACGCCGCAGAACTTCCAGCCGACAAGGTAAAGAAACTTGAGAAGAAGCTGGGCTATTCCTTCAAAAACAAGGGCCTGCTGCACCAGTCCCTGACTCACCCCTCCTTTCTTCTCAACACCAAGGACCAGCTCAAGAATAACCAAAGGCTCGAATTCCTAGGCGACTCCGTCATCCAACTGGTCCTCACCGAAAAGCTCTTCGCTAAGTTTCCAAAATATCGCGAAGGCAAGCTGACCGCGATCCGTTCCGGCTACGCCCGCGGCGATTTCATGGCTGGAATTGCCCGTGAATTGGAATTGGGCACCTATCTGATACTGAAGCAGAAGGACCGCCTAGCAGGAGTTGCGGATGGGGATTCGGCATTGGGCGACGCATTCGAGGCCCTCATCGGAGCAGTCTATCTTGACTCTGGATTTGAGACCAGCCGCAAGATCATTCTGGATCTCTACAATAATCTGGATACGGCACCCAAAGCGAAAGGCGGAATATCCAATCCGAAAGGGAAGTTGCAGGAGCTGATCCAGCCCGTCCACGGAAACAACGCATTGCGTTACGAAACTGTTGGCCAAAAGGGTGAAGCCCACGAGCGCGAGTTCGAAATCGCGGTTTTCTGTAACGACGAAAAACTGGGCAGCGGAATCGGCAGAACCAAAAAGGAAGCCGCGGAAAAAGCGGCTCGCATCGCGATCTCGAAACTAGAGTCCGAAAAGCCGGCCTAG
- a CDS encoding ParA family protein, with protein sequence MASTTVFTIANQKGGVGKTTTAVNLAAALADQKIPTLLIDLDPQANATSGLGIEKQEGRSVYPVLLGEGAIEDMVVDTGRKNLSLLTSEMDLAAAEIELAQREDYLLQLKQALTPLFESGEYRAVVIDCPPALGMLSMNSLAAADYLLVALQCEYLALEGLGQILSVVDRLHEAGVNENLEVGGIIMTMFDIRTNLSREVVEEVRTNLPEKIFDTVIPRTIRLSEAPSFGQSIFEYDKMNPGATAYRNLAKEIIKRFSLRKK encoded by the coding sequence ATGGCCTCCACTACCGTATTTACCATTGCCAATCAAAAAGGCGGCGTCGGCAAAACAACGACCGCTGTCAATCTAGCTGCCGCTCTCGCGGATCAGAAGATCCCTACTCTGCTCATCGACCTCGACCCGCAGGCCAATGCCACCAGCGGGCTCGGAATCGAAAAACAAGAAGGACGCAGCGTCTATCCTGTCCTTCTAGGCGAAGGAGCCATCGAAGATATGGTGGTAGATACAGGGCGCAAAAACCTGTCCTTGCTGACTTCGGAGATGGACTTGGCCGCAGCGGAAATCGAGCTCGCCCAGCGTGAAGACTACCTCTTGCAGCTCAAGCAAGCCCTGACTCCGCTTTTCGAATCGGGCGAATACCGAGCAGTGGTCATCGATTGTCCCCCTGCCCTTGGCATGTTGTCGATGAACAGCCTCGCCGCGGCGGACTATCTACTCGTCGCCTTGCAGTGCGAGTACCTCGCTCTCGAAGGCCTCGGCCAAATTCTTTCCGTGGTAGATCGCCTCCATGAAGCGGGAGTAAACGAGAACCTGGAAGTGGGTGGCATCATCATGACCATGTTCGATATCCGCACCAATCTTTCGCGTGAGGTGGTCGAGGAAGTTCGAACCAACCTTCCTGAGAAGATTTTTGACACCGTGATTCCCCGTACGATCCGCCTCAGCGAAGCGCCTTCCTTCGGTCAATCGATTTTCGAATACGACAAGATGAACCCCGGTGCGACAGCTTACCGCAACTTAGCCAAGGAGATCATCAAACGCTTCTCCTTGCGCAAGAAATAG
- a CDS encoding MotA/TolQ/ExbB proton channel family protein, which translates to MMKSLVNGIGRLSVFTISCAVVSLVSGQTIDDLAARQQEKLESAIARLEAQREEIFQKQIPLAKTYNDLERQVAESRKAVASARSLRDNNSLSLDELRTAVRETNKQYDYIDRVLFGEFAANFESALSVGEIASDQNAPRTRSLALEADDGDRLAELEANLSMIEAGLERVERIFGGYRYSGEALSSDGRLLEGVFTQVGPMLFFSDDAGSEAGWVEEGEGLRARIAETHSNVAEMVAETSRAGKGMLPLDVTLGNALALEGVEDSIWEHLKKGGVWVVPIVGFAIVSLLVALAKCIQIYKIKATAPVVAHEIARALRLGDKDKAIEIASRQSSPSCEMLLEAVENADESIELVEEVMYEAMLNTQPRLESFLNVIAVTAAIAPLLGLLGTVTGIIKTFKLMNVFGAGDPKPLISGISEALITTELGLVLAIPALIIHALLSRKVAGVLSSMEKLSVAFVNSLSRKVDRRGGPSVGN; encoded by the coding sequence ATGATGAAATCGCTAGTTAACGGCATTGGCCGTTTGAGTGTATTCACGATAAGTTGCGCAGTCGTTAGCCTTGTAAGCGGCCAGACGATTGATGACTTGGCGGCAAGGCAGCAGGAAAAACTGGAGTCTGCGATTGCCCGACTAGAGGCACAAAGAGAGGAGATTTTCCAAAAACAGATTCCCCTGGCCAAGACCTACAATGATCTGGAGAGACAAGTCGCCGAATCGCGCAAAGCAGTAGCCTCGGCTCGATCTCTGCGAGACAATAATAGTCTAAGTCTGGATGAGTTGAGAACAGCCGTACGGGAGACCAACAAGCAATACGACTATATCGACCGGGTGTTATTCGGCGAGTTCGCCGCCAATTTCGAAAGCGCGCTTTCAGTGGGCGAAATCGCCTCCGACCAGAATGCCCCACGAACTCGCAGCCTTGCCTTGGAAGCGGATGATGGCGATCGGCTCGCGGAACTAGAGGCAAATCTCTCGATGATTGAAGCCGGTCTCGAGCGGGTTGAGAGAATCTTCGGAGGGTATCGTTATTCGGGTGAAGCTTTGAGCTCTGACGGTCGTCTGTTGGAAGGCGTATTCACGCAAGTAGGACCGATGCTTTTCTTTTCAGACGATGCTGGAAGCGAAGCGGGTTGGGTCGAAGAGGGCGAAGGCCTCAGAGCGAGGATTGCCGAAACCCATTCAAACGTGGCGGAAATGGTCGCCGAAACGAGCCGCGCGGGGAAGGGGATGCTTCCTTTAGATGTCACCCTTGGGAACGCTTTAGCTTTGGAAGGCGTTGAGGACAGCATCTGGGAACATCTCAAGAAGGGGGGCGTTTGGGTCGTGCCGATTGTCGGGTTTGCGATCGTGTCACTCCTCGTTGCACTAGCGAAGTGTATCCAGATTTATAAGATTAAGGCAACCGCTCCAGTGGTCGCTCATGAAATTGCGAGAGCCCTTCGTTTGGGTGACAAGGACAAGGCAATCGAGATCGCGAGTCGGCAATCGAGCCCGTCCTGCGAGATGTTGTTGGAGGCAGTGGAGAATGCAGACGAATCGATCGAGTTGGTCGAAGAGGTCATGTACGAGGCGATGCTGAATACCCAACCGCGATTGGAGTCTTTCCTAAATGTCATCGCAGTGACTGCTGCCATTGCCCCCTTGCTTGGACTGCTTGGGACCGTGACGGGTATCATCAAAACGTTTAAGCTTATGAATGTATTCGGAGCGGGCGACCCCAAGCCGCTTATCTCCGGTATCTCCGAAGCCCTCATAACGACGGAGCTAGGTCTCGTTTTAGCCATTCCTGCTCTTATCATCCACGCTTTGCTTTCTCGCAAAGTGGCAGGGGTACTCTCCTCCATGGAGAAGCTTTCGGTTGCCTTCGTTAACAGCCTTTCTCGGAAGGTCGATCGGCGAGGTGGACCCTCGGTTGGAAACTAG
- a CDS encoding DUF3450 family protein, whose amino-acid sequence MKFRLLITLTATSFSCGFMWGDQLADARNLVERWVQIEEAISQEKVAWLEKEAALQDLIKLAELEMQTLEEEQSRLAAESNKSNETRLALREDEMAAKERLTRVREFLATMEARIKPLEKSLPAPLQESLQPLFLRIPESPSETRMGAAERMQTVVTILSRMFEFDDRVVVDSEIREVANGGKNELTTLWVGLGAAYYIDEASGDAGYGVVSREGWNWVSEPELRQEIMQAIELATGRDQDARFIALPFELGQL is encoded by the coding sequence ATGAAATTCAGACTACTTATAACATTAACAGCTACTAGTTTTAGTTGCGGCTTTATGTGGGGTGACCAGCTCGCTGACGCCCGAAACCTCGTCGAGCGATGGGTCCAAATAGAGGAAGCCATTTCCCAAGAGAAAGTCGCCTGGCTCGAAAAGGAAGCTGCGCTGCAGGATCTGATAAAGCTGGCGGAACTCGAAATGCAAACGCTCGAGGAAGAGCAAAGCCGACTCGCTGCCGAATCGAACAAGTCCAATGAAACTCGCTTGGCCCTGCGGGAGGATGAAATGGCGGCCAAGGAGCGTTTGACTCGCGTTCGCGAGTTCCTTGCGACCATGGAAGCTCGAATTAAGCCGCTCGAAAAGTCCTTGCCCGCTCCGTTGCAAGAATCATTGCAACCCTTGTTTCTAAGAATTCCGGAGTCTCCCTCGGAAACTCGCATGGGCGCTGCGGAACGTATGCAAACTGTGGTGACGATCTTGAGCCGTATGTTTGAGTTCGACGATAGGGTCGTGGTGGATAGTGAAATTCGAGAGGTAGCCAACGGCGGCAAAAATGAGCTTACGACCCTTTGGGTCGGGCTTGGAGCAGCTTACTACATTGACGAGGCGAGTGGTGACGCGGGTTACGGCGTCGTCTCCCGCGAAGGTTGGAACTGGGTTTCCGAGCCGGAGCTCCGTCAGGAAATTATGCAAGCGATCGAATTGGCAACCGGTAGGGACCAAGACGCTCGCTTCATCGCCTTACCATTTGAGCTGGGGCAGCTCTAG